DNA sequence from the Chitinophaga flava genome:
CTTCATTGATCCATGGCGCCTGCAATATCCAGGGCCCCACAGCCGTAATCACATACCGGGCCTGTACACTCTTGTTACTGTAAAACACTTCGTTACCTGCCGGACCAGCCATGATATTGGTCACCTCCGTTTGGTGGTTCACAAAAACACTGGTATTCTGCATAGCCTGCCCCATCAGTTTACTGATGGTGGTTTTATCGACGGCTCGTTGAGCACGGACACCTTTACGCTGCCATTGATAAGCCTTTCTGAACCGGAAGCCGGAAACGTACATCTCCTCCTCAACAGGGACACCACCTTCACTTTCTGCCAGCTGTGCCAGTTGGGTGTCAGTATCTCCTATAGCAAAAGCCGGCAGTCCTGCTATAGGCAGGTCCGGTATCCCAGCCTGCGCTGCTGCGATCAATGCCCTGCTTTCGCTGGAAAGACGTTTATGCGTTGGCGTTGCATTATTCGGAAAATCCAGGTCCGCGGAATAATACGAAGCACCACTGCCCAAATTCTTGCGGTCCAGCAACAACACGTTCCAGTCCGGACATTCCCTGGCAGC
Encoded proteins:
- a CDS encoding NAD(P)/FAD-dependent oxidoreductase produces the protein MVEGIDDSILYDLVIVGGGYAGAWLSYFAARECPDWNVLLLDRKNLGSGASYYSADLDFPNNATPTHKRLSSESRALIAAAQAGIPDLPIAGLPAFAIGDTDTQLAQLAESEGGVPVEEEMYVSGFRFRKAYQWQRKGVRAQRAVDKTTISKLMGQAMQNTSVFVNHQTEVTNIMAGPAGNEVFYSNKSVQARYVITAVGPWILQAPWINEDIHAAVRIKKVVAFELRLPPAPDDTLIYMVNEGAFLLPQPEAGQWLFSITSTEWDCRPVTGELKISADDRATAQRILGKYVPELLPFLSDGRVFCDAYPVCGHPGVFKLNEEGTHLFAGGGSGSGFRLSPAIAYEAIQTIKNR